The segment AACGCCGACCGCACACGCATCGGCCCGAAGGTAACCGCAGAATCGGGCGGACGGCGGGTCGTTCCCCCGTACGAGTGTGACCTTGCACGTGGCTGGCGGTGCGCGGCTGTGCGATTGTCGAGCCGTGGTCGTGAGTCCGCGCGAACCCGGGTGGCGTGCCGAGGTCCGCGCCCTGTTCGCCTGGCGCCGGGTCCTGAACCGGATGCGGGCCGTGCTGCGCAGCGCCCTGACCACGTTCGTGGTGCTGACCTTCACCCTGTGGCTGATGCCCGGCGTGGCCAGCACCGACATCATCGACGTCCTCGGCCTGGTGGTGCTGGTCGCCGCGGTCGGCGCGGTGCTGCGGCCGCTGCTGCTGCTCGGCATCACCGCGCTCGGCGGCTGGGGCGCCATGCTGTTCGGCGTGGTGGCCCAGGTCGTGGTCATGTTCGTGGCGCTGGAGCTGGACCCGGCCGAGCAGATCAGCGGCCTGCCCACCCTGCTGTCCGCCGCGATCCTGGCCGTCGTGGTGGCCGCCCTGCTCGACTGGATGGCCGACAGCGGCAGTGACGACACGTTCGTGCGGGAGTCGCGCCGGCTGATGCGCGGGGTCCGCCGCCGAGCCGCGCGGCGGGCCGGCGGATCGCTGTTCACCTTCCGCCGCCCCCGGCCGGGCACCGAACCCGGCCTGCTCATGGTCCAGCTCGACGGGGTCGCCGAGCCGGTGCTGCACTGGGCGGTCCGGGCCGGCAACCTGCCCACCCTCGGGCACTGGCTGCGGACAGGCAGCCATGTCGTCCGGCCGTGGCACACCGGCCTGCCCTCCACCACGCCCGCCTCACAGGCCGGCATCCTGCACGGCGCCACCCGGCAGATCCCCGGTTTCCGCTGGTACGAGAAGGACACCGGCAAACTGATGGTCTCCAACCGCCCGCGCGACGCCGCGATCATCGAGAACCGGATCAGCGACGGCGCCGGCCTGCTCCGCGACGGTGGCGTGAGCATCAGCAACGCGTTCAGTGGCGACGCGGTGACCAACCTGCTCACGGTCAGCCACGCGGCCCTGCCCGGCCGGTCCGCCCGCGGCTGGGCAGCCTTCATGGCCTCGCCGTACGGCTTCACCCGGGCCCTCGTCCTCGGTGTCGCCGAGGTGATCACCGAGCTGCACCAGGCCCGTCTGCAGCGCCGCCGGAACCTGCAGCCCCGGGTCAGCCGGTCCGGCGCGTTCCTGGCCCTGCGCCCGGCCTCGATGCTGCTGCGCGACGTCAACATCTCGCTGGTCGCCGAGCAGATGGCCCGCGGTGTCCCGGCGATCTACTGCGACCTGGTCGACTACGACGAGGTGGCACACCACGCCGGCCCGGCCCGGCCGGAGTCGATGCGCCAGCTGGAGAGCCTGGACCGGATGCTCGGCGTCCTCGAACGCCTGGCCCCCGAGGCGGCCCGCCGCTACCACCTGGTGGTGCTCTCCGATCACGGGCAGAGCCAGGGCGCCACCTTCCGCCAGCGGTACGGCGAGACCCTCGACGCGGTGGTGGACCGGCTCACCGCCCCCGACGCGGCGGCCGCGGTGGAGGAGGAACCGGCACCCGCCCCGGTGCTGGTGGTCTCCTCGGGCAACCTGTCGATGCTCTACCTGACCCGCTTCCCGCACCGGCTGAACCGGGCGGCGATCGAGCACGCGTACCCGCGGCTGGTCACCGGGCTCGCCGCCCATCCCGGGGTCGGCCTGGTGGTGGTGCAGGACGAGGACGGGCCGATCGCGTACGGGTCGGCCGGCTCCCAGCGCCTGCGCGACGGAGCGGTCACCGGCACCGACCCCCTCCTGCCGTACGGCCCGCGCGCCTGCCACGACCTGCTGCGCCACCAGAGCTCCGCGCACGTCGGCGACCTCGTCGTGATCAGCTCGGTGGACCCGGTGACGCACGAGGTCGCCGCCTTCGAGGAACTGGTCGGCTCACACGGCGGCCTCGGCGGCTGGCAGACCGACGCGGTGCTGGTCCACCCCTCCGGCTGGCCGGTCGACGGCGACCTCGACGGGCCGGACGCCGTGCACCGGCAACTGCTCGGCTGGCTCACCATGCTGGGCCTGCGCCGTTCCGAACCGGCGCCGGTGGAGGCCAGCGAACCGATACGTGATTTCGATCCCGACATGTCGGCGCGACTTTCCCCGAGCCGGGATGGTTAACGGAACGTGCGCTTTCTCCGCCTGGTCATTCTGGTAATCCTGTCCCTCCTGTTCGTCGCGGCCCCGGCGCAGGCCGTCGACAGCACCGCCCGCGCCGCGCCCACCTTCAACGGCACGGTGTACGCGATCGCCTACCGCGGGAACACGGTCTATGTCGGTGGCTCGTTCACCAAGGCGAGCTGGAACGGGCGTATGTTCCCGCGCCTGCGCCTGGCTGCCTTCGACGGGCGTACCGGCGAGCTGCTGCCCTGGGCGCCGAACGCGGACAGCACGGTGCGCGCGCTCGCGGCCACGCCCGGCGGTATCTACGCGGCCGGGTACTTCCACTCCGTCGACGGCGAGAAACGCGATTCGCTGGCCCGGCTCGACCCGGTCACCGGCGCGGTCGGCTCGTTCACCCACGACATCGACGGCACCCCGTACGCCCTGGCCCACGGCAACGGCCGCCTCTACCTGGGCGGCAGCTTCACCGCGGTGGACGGCACGAAGCGCCGCAACCTCGCCGCCTTCGCCCTGACCACCGGACGGCTGGACCGAACCTGGCGGGCCCAGGCCGACGACCGGGTGCACACCCTCGCGGCCACCGGCACCCAGCTCTTCCTCGGCGGCGCCTTCCACAAGGTGAACGGGGTCAGCAGCACCCTGCGCCTGGCCGCGGTCAGCGCCCGCACCGGCGTCCTGGACCGCTACTTCCGGCCCAAGGTCACCGCCGAGGTGAACGCGCTCACCGTCGACCGCTCCGGCGTCTACGCCGCCACCGGCGGCCAGGGCGGCCGGGCCGTCGCCTACCGCCTCGACGGCTCCCTGCGCTGGCAGCGCGTCTTCGACGGCGACGCGGTGGCCATCACCGCCCTGAACGGCGTCACCTACGTCGGCGGCCACTTCGACCGGGCCTGCCTCACCCCGCGCAACGGCCCGCAGGGTTCCTGCCTGGACGGCTCCACGCCGCGGGTCAAGCTGGCCGCGATGACCGGCACGGGCCGCCTCACCCCCTGGGCACCCCAGGCCAACGGGGTCATCGGCGTGCGCGTCCTCTCCGCGAACCCCACCGCCGGCACCATCGACGCCGGCGGCGACTTCACCACCATCGGCGGTGCGGAGCGCCCTCGATTCGCGAGCTTCTGACCGTTCAGAATCTGCGCCGGGTCACGAATTCGCTGATCGCCCAGTACCGCACGGGCGTGAGCCGGGCCAGCCAGTCACCCGCCTTCGCCGCCGAAGTGATCACCAGGCGTGGCCGCCGGGCCTGGACGGCGGCCACGATCTGCCGGGCCGCCTCCTCCGGCGGCATGGTCAGCGCGGCCTCCGCGAACCGCCGGGCCTGCGCGGCCTGCTCACCCTCCGGATCAAGTCCGCTGATCCGGGCGTTGGCCGCGATGTTCGTCCGGATCCCGCCCGGATGCACCACGGTCACGCCCACCCCGCGCGGCGCCAGCTCATGCCGCAGGCCCTCACTGAAACCGCGCACCGCGTACTTACTGGTCGCATAGGCCACCTGCCCCGGCGGCGCGATCAGCCCGAACAGGCTGGAAACGTTCACCACGTGCGACCCCGGCCGGCTCAGCAGCTGCGGCAGAAAGGCCTTCGTCAACCGCA is part of the Actinoplanes sp. NBC_00393 genome and harbors:
- a CDS encoding alkaline phosphatase family protein — protein: MRAVLRSALTTFVVLTFTLWLMPGVASTDIIDVLGLVVLVAAVGAVLRPLLLLGITALGGWGAMLFGVVAQVVVMFVALELDPAEQISGLPTLLSAAILAVVVAALLDWMADSGSDDTFVRESRRLMRGVRRRAARRAGGSLFTFRRPRPGTEPGLLMVQLDGVAEPVLHWAVRAGNLPTLGHWLRTGSHVVRPWHTGLPSTTPASQAGILHGATRQIPGFRWYEKDTGKLMVSNRPRDAAIIENRISDGAGLLRDGGVSISNAFSGDAVTNLLTVSHAALPGRSARGWAAFMASPYGFTRALVLGVAEVITELHQARLQRRRNLQPRVSRSGAFLALRPASMLLRDVNISLVAEQMARGVPAIYCDLVDYDEVAHHAGPARPESMRQLESLDRMLGVLERLAPEAARRYHLVVLSDHGQSQGATFRQRYGETLDAVVDRLTAPDAAAAVEEEPAPAPVLVVSSGNLSMLYLTRFPHRLNRAAIEHAYPRLVTGLAAHPGVGLVVVQDEDGPIAYGSAGSQRLRDGAVTGTDPLLPYGPRACHDLLRHQSSAHVGDLVVISSVDPVTHEVAAFEELVGSHGGLGGWQTDAVLVHPSGWPVDGDLDGPDAVHRQLLGWLTMLGLRRSEPAPVEASEPIRDFDPDMSARLSPSRDG
- a CDS encoding SDR family NAD(P)-dependent oxidoreductase, which codes for MAVGRLRKGEARTVQRFIFAGRTCVITGAASGIGAALALELAKRRAVLALVDKDAGGLEQVAAMAKEVGAADVSAYPLDLGDGGDRRDLAAEIASRHGGVDLLINNAGVTLTGTFEQNSIADVDWLLEINLHAVVRLTKAFLPQLLSRPGSHVVNVSSLFGLIAPPGQVAYATSKYAVRGFSEGLRHELAPRGVGVTVVHPGGIRTNIAANARISGLDPEGEQAAQARRFAEAALTMPPEEAARQIVAAVQARRPRLVITSAAKAGDWLARLTPVRYWAISEFVTRRRF